In Methanomicrobium antiquum, one DNA window encodes the following:
- a CDS encoding aldolase: protein MRIKEFEIIGKRLFNEGLVGGNFGNLSLKDKDGFFITQSGSYLDEPGDLKFVSMDKTVESGASSEWRVHYETYKLTEKEAIVHAHPAYSVAASFFYSEVIPEDSEGKMLCPVIPVVAGEPGSDILAKNISVALKDAPVVIAKGHGTFATGKDLKEAYLLTSIAEHACKVIYLMGGFGGLSP from the coding sequence ATGAGAATTAAAGAGTTTGAAATTATTGGAAAGAGACTTTTTAATGAAGGTCTTGTTGGGGGAAATTTTGGAAATCTAAGTCTAAAAGACAAAGACGGCTTTTTTATAACTCAAAGTGGATCTTATCTTGATGAGCCAGGTGATTTGAAATTTGTCTCAATGGACAAAACTGTAGAATCCGGTGCATCAAGTGAATGGCGTGTTCACTATGAAACATATAAACTGACTGAAAAGGAAGCAATTGTTCATGCACATCCTGCATACTCCGTTGCCGCATCATTTTTTTATTCGGAGGTTATTCCTGAAGACAGCGAAGGAAAGATGCTTTGTCCCGTAATTCCTGTTGTTGCAGGAGAGCCGGGATCAGACATTCTGGCAAAGAATATCTCTGTTGCACTAAAAGATGCACCTGTTGTAATAGCTAAAGGACATGGTACATTTGCAACAGGAAAAGACCTAAAAGAAGCATATCTATTAACATCAATTGCAGAGCATGCGTGTAAAGTAATTTATTTGATGGGAGGCTTTGGCGGCTTAAGCCCCTGA
- the trxA gene encoding thioredoxin, translated as MSKPVLMDFYAEWCGPCKMQTPILEQLKKMMGDSVEIKKIDVDNNMELAAKYGIQVVPTIIIEKDGKVEHRLEGVTPADTLQGLIVPLL; from the coding sequence ATGTCAAAACCAGTGTTAATGGATTTTTATGCAGAATGGTGCGGACCATGCAAAATGCAGACTCCAATTCTTGAACAGTTAAAAAAAATGATGGGTGACTCTGTTGAGATTAAAAAGATAGATGTTGACAACAATATGGAACTTGCCGCAAAATATGGTATTCAGGTTGTTCCAACAATAATCATTGAAAAAGACGGGAAAGTCGAACACAGACTTGAGGGTGTAACTCCTGCGGATACACTGCAGGGTCTGATTGTGCCATTGCTTTAA